Part of the Colletotrichum destructivum chromosome 12, complete sequence genome, actggtccaggaaccctggataggctatgttgacaaaatgcaaatcaacacacacccaggTTTCGattcctacgtcccagtggatttttggaaggacagggaaaCCAGACCTAGGGTCATGACCTACGTACGGAAAGGGatgaagtggaaggcccagcagcagaggcccgtacagacaagggacatcttATGGATCACAGTTGATAACGCAATtactgtggttaacgtatacagGCAACCAGGAGATCCTCACAATcacacaaccacaaccctcctaggatacaggccgccagaaaaAGTCCTCGTAGCAGGGGACCTTAACGCTCATCactactcctgggagcccggTTCAaggaacaggaataggggggacgacatagcagactgggcagatggccacggcctgtctTTCATtggcgagacagggactgcgacccatgcccaaggTCATGTACTCgaccttaccttctcgaacatcCCCCTGGCACACGCAGTGATCAGCCCACACCTgcacccaggggccgatcatcaagcaattgtcTCAATAATCCCGCTTCAGaagcaacgacaacaacggaCAGATCAACCACGGTCACTATCAGTCCCAGACTCGGCTCTACCCCGGTTCAGAGACCTGATTAGAGCAGGAGCCTCAGTCTTACCCACTCTCCAGGACGAacctacccctgccgagttggacacccaagcTGGAAGAATAgccgaccttctctccacggctgtccaggctgtagggAAGAAACgaggaaagcatgggaagggggccccttggtggacagAGGAGTGCGCAGTagcccaccgaacgtaccgcgaggcctgctgccgacaagcccaagagcTAGAGCAGACCCTACGCCTTCTCACCCCACGCCTTGCTatcctcgaagagcagaaggtcttcttgaggacagtcaggaaagcgaagcgggcctactgggctgataagatcgaaggagtttcctcggaccaagaactctacaagattatgggctggcgaaaggctagcctagGGGTCAAAGCCCCCCCGTTGATAGTGGAGGGTCAGACGATCGACGATACTCAGGGTAAGGCCCAggcactccgaagagccctcctagAGAGGTTCAGTGCCCAGGATGACCTGCCAggagacccgttcgacgtccctacggtctctcgacgacggataccctggcaCGATGCCATCAGTAGAGATGAGCTGAGGGTggctaccctgacaaagaccacgacccctggcatcgacgggatcacaacacggctgcttcaggcttgctggGAGCTTATATCTgagcctgtcagacaactgttccaaGCCTGCATACAGACAGGctacttcccccagcctttccgcagagcggaggtcgctatgatccagaaagCAGGGAAAACAGACTTCTCGAAGGCCGGATCctggcggccaatagccctgCTATCCTGCCTggggaaaggtctcgagaggctgatatccagaagaatgtcctaccttGCTatcctagaaggggtgaccagcccacaacaaataggggctctacttggcaggtcagcggtcgacctaaccacctgcctcgctCACGACATCGAGatggcccttgacaaagggctcacagccacattggtgacgatggacgtccaaggtGCCTTTGATTCTGTCCTCCGGAACcggctgattgtccggctacgccaacaaggtTGGCCTTGTACCCTGATCAGACTGATATTCTACTTTGCTTCGAACTGAActgccagagtcaggctggaggacgcaacaacagaggacttcctgctggcttgcgggctgccctAGGGCTCCCTGCTGTCTCCTATTATCTTTCTTCTCTATATCGCGGATATCCTAGCAGATGACCCAAAGCGACGGTTTGGGTACGCAGGCGACATTGGCCTTCTGGCTGTGAGCCCCTCGCTCGAGAGTAACGCTACAATCCTCGGCCAGGAGATCACACGcatcctcgactggggagctgagaacaaggtcgctttcGACCACAACAAGTCCGAagctatccacttcacaagaAAACACAAGCAACAAAGAGACCTGCCAGGGATCAAGGCGGGAGAGCTGGAAATAGAAGCATCCATTGTGCCTATCCGCTGGTTAGGGGTTTGGTTCGACAAGAAGCTCTCCTTCCGACATCACGTCGAAACGAAGCTGGCTgtggcgaagaaggcggctCAACATCTTAaacacctgacaaacacaaaaggcgggctcctGGCCGCTGCTGTGCGTaaggctgtgatctcctgcgtcctgccaatcgccctctacagggccgagacctggtatggaggcatgaccaagccagcctCTGGCAGAACCACCGATACCGGCCGCAACCTTATCCCCCAGACAGGCTCAGTCAGTACAGGCCAGAAGAGCCTTGCGCGCAAGGTCGAGAGCGTCATTacgacagcagcaagagcaatcctgccggcctggaaaacaactcCAACACGCAGCCTtcttagggatgctggactaccaccaagcaaggtggctctggaagcagtccgcctccgcttcgcagcacgtctaaagaaggttgatctacaacaccctcttgtcgcgaggctctcccaacgagggcggcagcagacgaggctacaacggactgcagaccttgcaccgaaatgcccgagacccgcactcatccaaccgcagtacctcccaggctcacaagacctgatagtcctgcagactaagaaagaggcagccaaagctttccaggcctggctaaagaccgtaccagacagccacatgcTTGTCTTTTCAGACggctccaaagcgacgaacggagccacaggatatgggttcGTTATCTACCGaagcaacaggcgcgtggcccagggctgcggccgactcggtctagcagaggtgttcgacgctgaggctgaaggggcgaggataggactccggcgggccctcttaaccgcccaaggccagccgatacacatctgcatcgacaacaccagtgtcatccgaggaatacggggcgaggcaccagacacctcgcaagcagcggtgctcgagatccaagctgctgctaggatatacaacatccacacccactgggcgccagggcaccaggggattaagggcaacgaagaggcggaccggctagccaaggagggcgcaGCGCTGCCGGTCCCTCTAGGCCAACTTGCTacgctctccgggatcaaacGGCTTGGTAGAGAGCGATTGCGAAATcagtacagacagtggtggggtaaagaggcgaccgaacggtacacccagcttggactgaggctacacttctcctgccctcccgaactcgccctaccacggagcacccttcaccacctcttagcggcccggtcgggtcacggggactttgaacactatcaccgacgctttaaccacaccgaagctttgctaacctgctcctgcggaGAGGCAAAAGACGTAGATCAcctggtctactgcccagcgaccctggcgaggaggcagcagtggcccaccctctacccaactggtccgctcgaccccataggacctatgggatcccttgaacgatactttaagggactaatgactgacccaaaaggctttgaggccttccttcgcgtgacaaacttcttccggaagatctgtccacgctactagggaacgggcttcggcacgggatctagacagccaactcaaccctCATAGggaatagacgggaagcaatgaatctggggaaccaggaaccagggacagatagaaggcatagtagccatcaggcaggacttggaggacgaaaggaagggcgatgtacGAGgtacatagtcctagcccacggctctccacgccacatacccctcgggaggtctgcgacaagggttccacccttgccgccatggcgttaaatacaacaacaacaacaacaacaacaacaacaacaacattcCCAGCTGGGACCAGCCTTCGGCATCATCATAGGCCGGGTCTCTGAATGGGGCATTCTTGCTGTTTATTTCTGTAGCTTCTTCCTGTTCAATCCTAGTTAGTAGATGCTATCGAGACAAGTTCAAAAACCTCACCTCTGAGACTGTTCTATAACCGATGACTATCCTGGCAGAGACGGCAAGCCGGCCCATAGTCAGTAATAATAGGATGCCAGCGAACCACATTGTGATGCTAAAGAAAATGTTGCATCAGACAATGGTGTGGAATGATTTGAATATCGAATACTAGCAACGCGTTGAGGAATAGTTATTTTCGACTGAGAGCAAAATTGTTGTATGGCCTTTGAGTGAGGGGCAGCGATGGTCATTTTGGCGCCATGCCCGACGCGTGTACGAACTTATAATACATACAGAAACAGCTTTTGCACAGCCCTCGGCATAAGACGTTTTATGAAGTAGCAAACTATAAACACGGAGATTTCCGAATTAGATTAATACTACATAGATACAGATAGCTATGGCGGTTTTAATAACATGGGAGCCCCACACTTCTAGTGACTAGACTGAGTAGATATCTGTTTGCTCTATTTTAAAAGCTGGACAACGAAGAAGAAtgacttgacttgacttgatGTTACGACCCAACAAGTTACAGGTGACACAGCCCAACCGGGAAAGACAGGGGCCGCACAGCATTTGTATGGACAAGAAATAGGGTCACTGgcagaatccatgcatgcttcaGACATCAACCACTCGgaatggtctgactgtactaAACCAGGCCAGCCTGCCGTTTCCACCTGGTCCTAGCTCTGTAAGACTAATTgggatagcattaggcccacaaacctgtggtgatcccatccactctttagtacggataagacactcttttctgctcactcatatatgcatattccgctggccaccctgaaTAACCGTCATAGGGCAATCCTGGCCCGACTATGCCGTTTGGCGAGTAATGAATGTATCGGGTCGGTTTTACTAAAGCGAGGGTATCCCAGGTTCTGCAGATCCGTAAATTGTTTGTCTCTCTTTCGCAACAATAATGGGGTAATCTTCGACTTTTAGGTATACTAGCCAATAAGCGAGCAGGACAGATACTTCACAGTGGGCCATGGGGGCTTCATTGCTATTAATAAAGCCAACACCTACTTCAGCTAAGATTGATTCCTTATGCGCTGCCGCACCTACTTAAACTTGAATTGATTCCTCATGCGCTGCCGCCCCGTATTCAGTACAGGCCATAGGGTTGCGTCGTCCGAGTTTACACCTTAAGCCGGCGACTAGCAAAGAGGGCAGACGTGGAGTCGTCCCGGTACATACCTTCAGGGATCCAGCAATTGCGCCTCTACTACCACTAATTAGCCATACCCAGATCTTCGCGTCGTGGTTATGCTCGGTGCTTCCCCTCGTAGGAGCACGGAGCTTGTCTGCAGTACATACCTAGCTACACAGCacgtacctaggtagtaCTAGCCAATAAGCGAGCAGGACACATGCTTCAAAGTGGGCGATAGGGGCTTCACTGCTATTAACAAAGCTAACACCTAATTAATGCTACCCCTCCAATGGTAGACATCCTTATTAAGCAACACTACCAAACCGGCTCCCAATAGGCTCACGGGTACCCGTGCGTGTAGAATTCCACGGGTACCCGTGGAAATGACTAAGCAAGCTGTTTTCCGTCGCACGTCGACGAACGCGTCTCGCGTTCGACGCATTCTACACGTTTCTCTACATGTGGTAACTCGGTCATAAAATTCTGAAAAGCATGGAAACAGCCCCAGGAAATCCAGCACTCGTATTTTTGGACGACTGTCTACCTCCTGAAAGCGATTACGAATCACGCGATGACCTCATACTGTCAATTAACAActgggcggcagcaagggGATACGCCTTCACGACCGGGAGATCAACCAAAGAGAAAAGTGGACGACGGACGATTACGTATTCGTGCGATCGGTCATGCCAGCCTCCAAGCAAAACAACAGCGCGCCAAAGACGAACTACGAGTAGGGGAACCGGTTGTCAGTTTTCCGTGCTTGCCAAGGAATCTTTGGATAAAAGCACGTGGAGCTTGAGACACCGACCCGACAAACGATTTTCTTCTCATAATCATCCCCCAAGCCAGCATCCGTCTGCTCACCCAACGCATCGCAAGCTGACAGAGGAGGAATTTGCGAAAGTAGCTGGCCTTTCACATGCTGGCGTAGCGCCCAGGGATATCCGGACATACATACGACAAACGACAAACTCTGTAGCAACCCAACAGGATATCTACAACCATATTGCAGCCGTCAAACGAGATATTCGTGGAGGGCAGACCTCGATCCATGCACTTGCCAATCAGCTTGACGAGGAAGGCTTCTGGAGTCGAATGCAGTTTGCACCAGATGGCCGGGTTACAGCTGTCTTATTCGCCCACCCAGATTCCCTAGCCCTTCTACAAGCCTACCCAGACGTAATGCTGTTGGACTGCACCTATAAGACCAACAAGTACGGTATGCCGCTTCTTGACATAGTTGGCGTCGACGCTTGCCAACGATCCTTCTGTATTGCGTTCGCATTTCTCAGTGGCGAAACAGAAGACGATTATACCTGGGCTTTGGAGCGGGTCAGGTCCCTGTATGATCAGTGCAACGCCAGCATGCCCGCGGTTATCCTCACAGATCGCTGCTTAGCATGCATTAATGCTGTAGCCACTGTCTTTCCCTCTTCGGCATCTTTGCTTTGCCTCTGGCATGCAAACAAGGCGGTGCTTCAGCATTGCTATTCTGCGTTCGACCTTGCCAAGAAGAAAACAACCAGTGGCTCCGCAGCGTCAAAGTCATCGACTAACAACTGGGAAGAGTTCTACAAGTCCCGGCATTTGATTATTAGCTCGCCGTCTGAGATAACCTTCCAGGAGCGTGTTTCCCAACTCGAGGAACGTTATCTTACGGACCAtctcgaagaagtcggcTACGTTACATCCTTTTGGCTTGACCCATACAAGGAGAAGCTAGTGAAAGCCTGGGTTGATCAGCACACCCATTTTGGCAACGTGGCTACCTCGCGGGTTGAAGGCATTCATGCTCTGCTGAAATCGCACTTAAAGAGATCCACGTTGGATCTGTTTGAGGCCTGGCGAGCGATGAAGCACGCGTTACTCAATCAGCTGTCGGATCTCAGATCTAATCAAGCCAAACAACAGACAAGAATCCCGGTCGAGCTTTCGGGATCATTTTATGGCGCAGTACTTGGCTGGGTATCGCATGAAGCCCTCCGCAAAGTAGAAGAACAACGGAAGCTGCTCTCGAAGCATGAGCCATCCCATTCTGCGATCTGTACGGGGGCCTTCTCTCGAGTGTACGGTCTGCCATGCTTACACAAATTGAAGGCTTTACAAGAACGAAATCTTGTTCTGCTACGTGAACACTTCCATGTGCATTGGCATCTGAGGCGCGAAGGAGCGCCGCAGCTGTTGCTAGAGCCTCGCCAGCGAATCGAGCCCAGGTTGCAGTTGGAGAGCTCCCGAATTCCGAAGTCAAGCACTAGGCGAGAGCCAAGTGGGTTTGAAATCGTTGAAGTTGCGTCACGGGCCCCAAGCACATGTAGTAGGTGTCATGTGGTTGGTCATACCATGACTTCAAAGGCGTGCCCTCTGCGATACTCGCATTTATTGCCCGAGCAAGAGCCTACTCCGGGTCCAGCCTCGACGCCAAGTGCGGTCTATGCCACTGCATCTAAAGTCACAGAAAGCCTTCCTTTGAACGCCTTACAGTCCATGTCTGCCTTGGCTCAACCGACTACAGATAGAGCAGTGGAAGCCAGGATGTCACCACCGGAGatgccaccaccatcacaGCGTTCGCCTTCACCCTCGCGGTCGAGATACGATTCACCTCAGGCAATATACGGACGGTACTGTGCAGCGAGAACCGCCTGGTATGCTGCCCAGCCTCGTGGAAGTGTCAAAACAAACCAGGAGTATCGGAGGGCAATGGGACTTCCCCTGCGGTACGGAAAGAAGTGCTATGAGTGGTGTCTTGACTACAAGCAGATGAACAGACGCTGCACCACCTCCAAGGGGTCAAGGGATTGGCTCAAGGAGGAAATGATGGCTTATCTAGACTGGGACAAAGCTGAACAGGAACGGGTTGATGAGCTTGTCGTCgcagaagagggagaagaccCTTTTCTGAACAGCAGGAGAGGTATGGGGGACATCTGGAAACGAGCCGAGAGAGATAATGCCGAACAAGAGGCGTTGTATGCCGAGGGTCAGCCCGGAGAGTGTATCATGGTTAAATCGTGAAATAAAGGACAGCTTAAACCCAACTCATACCTCCGATCGGCTCAAGACCCGTGCAGTAAAATTGCTTAGTCATTTCCACGGGTACCCGTGGAATTTTACACGCACGGGTACCCGTGAGCCTATTGGGAGCCCGATACAAGGATAACCTTACATCTGCCTGACACTGGTCATGGCAGTGCGCCCCATGCTGCTATTTTGGTCCAAGCGCCTGCCAAGCCATGTCCCCCCACCCTGCCCGTTGGTTATGCAACCGGTTTCCCGTTGACAACTCCCTCGCTTTCTGGCATCCGTTGGAGCGATTTCTGGCAGCTCAGGCTGCTCGGGTTCCGCTTGACGAAatggcgccgcccgccataAAGAGCGGCATCGcgcccgccgtcttctctcttcttctctcgccTCAGTACACGATTACGACCCTCTCCTGCCGATGCGACGAGCGACCATCTCCCAGCCATGCCCCGGCCGATGCTCCCCGAttgtcgccctcgacaaaTAAAAGCAACCGCAGACTTTCTAAAGCGGTTCACCGACCAAGAAGCACAGCGTCGGATCGCGAACCAGCCGAAGCCGTTCTCGTCTGAGGAGCATGCCGACCTACGCAAGCAGCTCAAGAACGTCAACTTCATCAAGCCAAGATATGCAGACGAAACCGAGATCAATATTGCGGTCATATGCAGGAAATGGAAACGGTTCGCTGCAAGAAGCCCAGGCGCTGTTTTCTTGTTGACTGACCTCTCCAATAACAGTTACTGTGAAGAGCAGAACCTCGGCGAATGGCAAGCAGCCTTGGAAAATGTTACTCGCGAGACAatgatgagcttctttctCCGGGTCAGCGAGTGGTCGATCGGGAAAATCATATCGTGGGGTACGACGCAGGTATAAATCCGGCAGTTTCAGCAGCTATacaccaccgtcgccggTCGCTACATAGACAGGAATGATGCCAAAGAGCTCTACAAGGTATCTACCCTCTGCGGCAATCGACACTCCCACAATGATGCTGACATGGACTGGACTAGTTTCATCACACGATCCTGATTCCCCGCTTCGGATACCGGGCACCCAACATCAACGGGAAGCCAGTCCTCGGAGCCGATAACCTACTGGCCATCTTGACGTTCAACATTGCGTACGATACTGGTATCTTCCCGTCAGAACGGCAGCGCCCTCAGCTGGCAGGTTGTCACCAGCTCCTTTGCTACACTGGTGCGCGAATTGCCGAGATCGTGCATGCCGAAAGGAAGAACCCCAAAGACGGATGCACGGACGAAATTTTCAAGCTTAAAGGCGTCCAGTCCATCAATCATGAGTGTGGCAAAGACACAGAGAACGTGGACTATGGCGACCAACCACCACAAGACAAAGactcccttctcctcgacagACTGTTGCTACAGGAAACAGCTGGGCGCGGACGTCCCAAAGCCTTGTGCTATGAGGACATACTCATGATGATTGCTCGCCATCCAGTAACGGGACGAGCCGTGCCAGCGATGGCCGTCAAGTTCATCCACCACAAGGGAGCGGACAACAAGCCAAGGCCGTGAGTATGCGTAGCGGCGCGGCCTCAATTCTTTTTGGTGCTTTTAATGCTAACTGTAGACAGGACTGTCTTTTTCTTCACGCCCGCAAGGAAGCTCATCTTCTGTgccgtcaccaccatcgcTCTAGCGCTCCACGACCAGGCTTTCGACGCAGCGAGCCTGACAGATGCGACCCAAGTACTAAGAGCAGAGGTCAGGGGTCCGGTCCAGTCTACGGCTCTACGGTGGAAGCATTCAATGCTCAAGGTTTCGATTTTTCGAAAGCTTAGCGGCGGTGCgttggccgtcgacgaggccatgagCTATTCCAAATTACGAGACGACATGGGCCGACAGAGCCTCGATGCAGGCTTTGAGAAGGCCTGGACGCCACGGTTCGCCCGAAGAGGGGCGGCGAATGCAGCAAATGGTAGGTCGAAATAAACAGCGGTTGCCAAAGACCATCAATACTAACAACTTCGACCTAGGGAATGCGTCTGATGCCGTCCGCGACCAGATGATGCGCCACGATCCCAAGTTTGCCACGTTCCAAGGCGCGTACCTCAACGAAAACGTTGAGTTCGACCTCCAGAACACATTCCTAGAAGAGGAAACCGAGGAGCAGTTGTATGGAGTGTTTGCGCATGTCAGCCTCACGCGCGATCCCCGGGCAACGAGAGACATGGTCCCTAAGGAGGTCTGGGAGAACTTGCCACCCGATCCGGAAATTCTGGAGCTGGAGCAACGACGACAGAAGTTGAAGGGTGGTCAATACCGAGTGCAAGGTGAGGAGAACGAAGCCGAGATCCGCAGGCTAACCGAGGAGATACACATGAAGCGAGATAAGCGTGACAAGAACGTCGTCAAAGAGTATCGCGAATATCATTTCTACTACCGCCCAACATGGGATATCGAGAGGCAAGCAaatggcgaagaagaggaggagtaTGCTGAACCGGAAATCAACCTCCAAATTCCCGAGCGCGCCAGACTGGCCCACATCCTCTGCCACCAACCAGCCGACTGCTCTCACGACAAACTCCTGGAGCTTTGGATTGAGGCTATCGATCTGATGGTCACACTTTGTAATAAGAGAGAGACGGTCAGAAAGGACCGCATCCGCACTCATCCCCGACCTAAGCAACTCATCGAAGACAAGACTCCTCAACCCAAGCCCTTTccactcctcctcgatcCGAATCAGTGTCCTGTGTgtgtcggcgacgagaggcTTCCTCTAGAAGAACGGACGTTCAAGTACTGCCGGCCGACAGTCAGAAACGACCACTTTGACGACCAGCATCTGGTAGAACGAGAGCGTGCTGTACAACGTGGCGATCTCATTCGGTGCAGCCATCCTCAATGCCAGCATGATCCAAACTTCCCGACACTGGATGCGTTCAGAAGGCACATACATATCTCCCATGGGGTTTCGCTTAGAACGTCAGGTCAGGTCATGCAAAGACGATCAAAGAAGGACAAGCGTAGACAGATGGCTAAAGGGATAGAAGCCCAGACTAAGGGCCAGGCCTAGATTAGATCTACAGAGTATGTACTGTGGTCGCATAGATAGATATATAGAATTTTCTGTCACGAACCTTCAATGCACTTTGGAGACCTAGGCAATTGCAATCCTGCTCGAGTTTTTCGGGTACTGAGATCAGGCGGCTCCCAATAGGTTCACGGGTCCGTACACTCACGGGTCTCTCATTAGTCAGCAACATCCACTGTAATTTTCTTCTCAGCGCTGACCAACAATCGATTACAACCATCATATTTCTACCAATGCATTTTAACGACCTTCCCCCTCCAGCGTGTTTCTCATCACAGGAAGAATTGTTGATCAGTCTACATACTTGGGCAGCAATTAGAGGCTATAAGTTCATTGTACGAAGGTCTTCTATTGGAAGGTCTGGCCGATCAACAATCACCCACTCATGCAATCGATTCCGTTCTGGTTGCCAATTCTCGGTATTAGGCAAGAATGGAGCGAGAATTGGCTTCTCAAGCACCGGGAAGCCAGATTTTCTCAACATAATCACGACACTAAAGACAACCGCAAGCCTCAAGACGATCTCGACCCCCTTGACAATCAGGAACCTCAAGATCGGCTGCAGGAAGTGACGCAAGACCATCCGCAAAACGAAACTTCGAGACCCTCGAATTGAGCCTCAACATGGGCCTTTGAGCAGGTCGCAAGACAAGGGAACAAAACGACTACCTACATGTAGTAAATGTCATTTAGAAGGCCACACAAGGAGTGCGAAATCTTGTCCCCAACGACACCGCCCCAGCCCCTGCTGAGACAGCAAAATACAGGTGTATGTTGCTGACTAATGAGAGACCCGTGAGTGTACGGACCCGTGAACCTATTGGGAGCCAGATCAGGCACCAGCCTTACTAATGCTCTTGGTGCGGGGAAGCCAGAAAACAGGAGTCACCAGGACAGGAATCCCTTGGGAACCTACCGTATTGATACGATCTTGATCAGCAGAGCCAATGCAGAGACGCAGTTGCACGCGAGCGCTGTACGCGAAAATGCAGCGATGCGAAGGGGACCAGCCCTTGAGAGGGGATTTCGAACTTGCGAGAAAACTTTTCACACATGTCACATCAAACCATACCAGACAGGGTGCATCGAGCCTACACTACGATGTTCATTGTGCCTGGGTGTCGGCTAAACTGCTGCCAGAGCACGTCGGATAACGCCATATAATGGAACACATTTGGTCAGCCGTCCAGGATCCTAATCGCTGAGCGCACCACTCTCTGACAATCTCATTGTGGCGGCTCGCGAAGGGCTGCCGCGATGTGATAAGCCAACTCAGTGGGGTGTGATGGGAATAGCAACATCTGTCGACCTATCAAAAGTTATTGCCCACAATGCCGAGACGCATGAGGCACCATCACCTACCTAGCCAATAGTATCAGTAGACGAAGATATGGTGACAGAACACGTGACTGTAATGCAATCCTTAATTCAGGCGGCTCTGTAGGATTTTCCGACTCCACTGTACGCCCCGTAGCCGTAGCCGAGCTCTGATAAGCCATGTCATTCTAGATTATGTGGCTGATGTACTCTACCTTTTGCCTTGGCATTGTAGGCAATAAATTTTGACAGGCTCCTCTGTACACGTTCCAAGTTCTAACATTAGGGCTACAGTCCTGCAGCCACAGCTGAGAAGGGACAGAGCGGAGGACAGTTGGCCCTGATGGCCCTGGCCCCCCTGTAGCCTCTTTGTGGCCCATGCTCGACTGTGACCAAGCGTCAGATCTGGCTTGCACTATCACACAACTAAGGCTACCGCCTAGTCTCAAAAGGTTGACTTCCCTCTTGGCCTGCACGTTGTCCCTATTCGACTGACTGCATGGATGTTTAGGCAGTGACCGAGATAAGAACAGAGCCTTAGCGGGGCGCCTTGAAAGCGGGCGTGCCGCGATTGGCTGGGTGGCGACACGTTCATCCCGGTCTGGTGGAGCACATTCCGTAAAGCGCAGAGAACGGAGTAATCGCATGTGTTGTTGACAATGTCTGACCTGATTGGCTGCGTCACACTTTCCTTGTCAGACAGCAGGTGGCCATGGCAAATACACCCGAATCAAGGCGCAGTGTCTTGCAAGTTGGACAAGGTCAGACTGCTTGCAAAGCACGGCTGTCCTATGGCGCTGTTAAAACATAAATTGCCCTTGACGCCCAGACAGTGGCTGCTCTTGAGATTATCCATCTGTTACGCTCCTACACCTTGCGTTTTCCACAATTGTCGCCGTCACTTCACCACTATGGATCTCTATCCTTGCGCAAACCGATAcaagcacggcgtcgactgCCCCGTCTGGGTGTACG contains:
- a CDS encoding Putative MULE transposase domain, FHY3/FAR1 family — protein: METAPGNPALVFLDDCLPPESDYESRDDLILSINNWAAARGYAFTTGRSTKEKSGRRTITYSCDRSCQPPSKTTARQRRTTSRGTGCQFSVLAKESLDKSTWSLRHRPDKRFSSHNHPPSQHPSAHPTHRKLTEEEFAKVAGLSHAGVAPRDIRTYIRQTTNSVATQQDIYNHIAAVKRDIRGGQTSIHALANQLDEEGFWSRMQFAPDGRVTAVLFAHPDSLALLQAYPDVMLLDCTYKTNKYGMPLLDIVGVDACQRSFCIAFAFLSGETEDDYTWALERVRSLYDQCNASMPAVILTDRCLACINAVATVFPSSASLLCLWHANKAVLQHCYSAFDLAKKKTTSGSAASKSSTNNWEEFYKSRHLIISSPSEITFQERVSQLEERYLTDHLEEVGYVTSFWLDPYKEKLVKAWVDQHTHFGNVATSRVEGIHALLKSHLKRSTLDLFEAWRAMKHALLNQLSDLRSNQAKQQTRIPVELSGSFYGAVLGWVSHEALRKVEEQRKLLSKHEPSHSAICTGAFSRVYGLPCLHKLKALQERNLVLLREHFHVHWHLRREGAPQLLLEPRQRIEPRLQLESSRIPKSSTRREPSGFEIVEVASRAPSTCSRCHVVGHTMTSKACPLRYSHLLPEQEPTPGPASTPSAVYATASKVTESLPLNALQSMSALAQPTTDRAVEARMSPPEMPPPSQRSPSPSRSRYDSPQAIYGRYCAARTAWYAAQPRGSVKTNQEYRRAMGLPLRYGKKCYEWCLDYKQMNRRCTTSKGSRDWLKEEMMAYLDWDKAEQERVDELVVAEEGEDPFLNSRRGMGDIWKRAERDNAEQEALYAEGQPGECIMVKS